A genomic region of Papaver somniferum cultivar HN1 chromosome 7, ASM357369v1, whole genome shotgun sequence contains the following coding sequences:
- the LOC113294505 gene encoding glycine-rich cell wall structural protein 2-like isoform X2, whose protein sequence is MARSRLVAVVFIVLLCMELTFAARSYVKNKGPNSHGSHGGGGGGGSGGGGGSGSGVGDGGASGYGSGYGKGGGEGYGRGGGGGGGSGGGGGSAVGGGASGYGSGYGKGGGEGYGGGGEGGEGYGSGGGGGGGSGSGYGTGASGRGSGYGSGSGYGSGYGSGGGSAGGGGGGSGGGGGGGSGGGSGGGNGSGYGSGYGSGSGGGSGYGKGGGGGGGGGGGGGGGGGSGSGSGYGSGSGYGSGHGRGGHHESP, encoded by the exons ATGGCGAGATCGAGATTGGTAGCGGTTGTGTTTATTGTATTGCTATGTATGGAACTTACTTTTGCtgcaagatcatatgttaagaataAAGGTCCTAATTCTCATGGTAGtcatggtggtggaggtggtggaggaagtggaggtggaggtggtagtGGTAGTGGGGTAGGAGATGGTGGTGCATCAGGGTATGGTTCTGGTTATGGAAAAGGAGGTGGAGAAg GTTATGGAAGAGGTGGAGGTGGGGGTGGGGgaagtggaggtggtggtggtagtgcggTGGGAGGTGGTGCATCAGGGTATGGTTCTGGTTATGGAAAAGGTGGTGGAGAaggttatggtggtggtggtgaaggaggagAGGGTTATGGAAGTGGTGGAGGTGGAGGAGGAGGTAGTGGGTCTGGATATGGAACTGGGGCTTCTGGCAGAGGATCGGGATACGGTTCTGGTAGTGGTTACGGGTCAGGTTACGGGTCTGGAGGAGGATCTGCTGGTGGTGGCGGTGGAGGTAGTGGAgggggcggtggtggtggtagtggaggAGGTTCCGGAGGTGGGAATGGAAGCGGCTACGGATCTGGATATGGGTCTGGCAGTGGAGGTGGGTCTGGATACGGGAAAGGaggcggtggcggcggtggtggtggcggcggcggcggtggtggtggaggatcTGGCAGTGGTTCGGGTTATGGAAGTGGATCAGGCTATGGATCGGGACATGGTCGTGGGGGACATCATGAATCCCCTTAA
- the LOC113294505 gene encoding glycine-rich cell wall structural protein 2-like isoform X1: MARSRLVAVVFIVLLCMELTFAARSYVKNKGPNSHGSHGGGGGGGSGGGGGSGSGVGDGGASGYGSGYGKGGGEGYGGGGEGGEGYGRGGGGGGGSGGGGGSAVGGGASGYGSGYGKGGGEGYGGGGEGGEGYGSGGGGGGGSGSGYGTGASGRGSGYGSGSGYGSGYGSGGGSAGGGGGGSGGGGGGGSGGGSGGGNGSGYGSGYGSGSGGGSGYGKGGGGGGGGGGGGGGGGGSGSGSGYGSGSGYGSGHGRGGHHESP; this comes from the coding sequence ATGGCGAGATCGAGATTGGTAGCGGTTGTGTTTATTGTATTGCTATGTATGGAACTTACTTTTGCtgcaagatcatatgttaagaataAAGGTCCTAATTCTCATGGTAGtcatggtggtggaggtggtggaggaagtggaggtggaggtggtagtGGTAGTGGGGTAGGAGATGGTGGTGCATCAGGGTATGGTTCTGGTTATGGAAAAGGAGGTGGAGAAggttatggtggtggtggggaAGGAGGAGAAGGTTATGGAAGAGGTGGAGGTGGGGGTGGGGgaagtggaggtggtggtggtagtgcggTGGGAGGTGGTGCATCAGGGTATGGTTCTGGTTATGGAAAAGGTGGTGGAGAaggttatggtggtggtggtgaaggaggagAGGGTTATGGAAGTGGTGGAGGTGGAGGAGGAGGTAGTGGGTCTGGATATGGAACTGGGGCTTCTGGCAGAGGATCGGGATACGGTTCTGGTAGTGGTTACGGGTCAGGTTACGGGTCTGGAGGAGGATCTGCTGGTGGTGGCGGTGGAGGTAGTGGAgggggcggtggtggtggtagtggaggAGGTTCCGGAGGTGGGAATGGAAGCGGCTACGGATCTGGATATGGGTCTGGCAGTGGAGGTGGGTCTGGATACGGGAAAGGaggcggtggcggcggtggtggtggcggcggcggcggtggtggtggaggatcTGGCAGTGGTTCGGGTTATGGAAGTGGATCAGGCTATGGATCGGGACATGGTCGTGGGGGACATCATGAATCCCCTTAA